Part of the Cyanobium sp. ATX 6F1 genome is shown below.
CCCAGGGCCTCAGGAGGAGGGGGAAGCAGGGGACCGCGGGCATCGAGCACCGTGATCAGCACCAGATAAAGCACACCGATCAGGATCGAAAGGGCGCCGGTGATGATCGCCAACCAGCGGCCACGCCTGGCGTCGGCAGCCTTGGGGCCATTGCTGTTCATCGCTTCAGCTCTGGATCGATCAGGGAGGCCGCCACAACCTTCGCCACGCTGTTGAGGTGCAGCTCCTGGGTGTGGGGGTTGCCCAGCACGGCCTTGAGGTGGTGGCGGCCGCGGTAGAGGGGACGCGAGAGCATCAGCTGATCCTCCAGCAACCGCTGACGGGTGCGCAGGGACCAACGCTCCGCCTGATCGCGGTCGATACCGATGGGCGTGAAGGCCAGCAGATGCAAGGGGCCACCCAACAGCTCCAGCTCCAGGGGTTGGAGCCTGCGCTCCAACAGGCGCCGGCGTTCGATCGCACCGTCGATCACCGCCTCGATTCCCGACAGGCCCAACTGACGCAGTCCAAGCCAGAGCTTGAGAACTTCCCCCGAGCGGGTGCCCTGCAGGCCGCATTCACCGCCGTGGGCCTCGCCCCAGCTGGGTTCCATGTAGGGCAAACCGGTGCCGAAGGCCGATAGCAGCTGATCCGGCTGCCGCAGCAGCAGCGCCGAAGATGTTTTGGTGATCCCGAGCAGCTTCTGGGGATTGACCGTGATCGAATCGGCCCTCCCCAGGCCATCGACCCGATGGCGGTGGCGCTCGCTCAGGGCGCAGACCGCGCCGATCGCTCCATCCACATGCAGCCAGATCCCAGCCGAGTGGCAGAGCGCGGCCAGCTCAGCGAGCGGATCCACCGCCCCACGCACGGTGGTGCCGGCCGTGGCCACCAGGGCGATCACCGGACGACCCAAGCGCCTCAATTCCGCCAGCCGCTCGCCGACGCGCTCGAGATCGAGGCGCCCCAACCGATCCGTTGGAACGCTGATCAGAGCCTCGGGAGGCAGACCCATCACCGTGATCGCCTTCTGGAACGACACGTGGGCGTCGGCGCTGGTCAGCACCACCGCCCGGGGGTCGTGGGCCAGACCGCGGCTGTGCCGCGCCGTCACCAGGGCGGTGAGATTGCTGAGGCTGCCGCCACTGGCCAGCACGCCGCCGCTGCTCTCACCGAGGCCCAGGCGGCGGGCCAGCCAGGAACACAGATTGCGCTCCAGGTGCGTGAGGCTGGGGGAGAGCTCTTCGGCCAGCAGGTTGTTGTTCAGCCCGGCACAGATCAGCTCCGCCACCACCGAGGCGCCCAGGGGCGGCGGATCAAGGTGAGCGATGGCGCCGGGATGGTTGGCGTTATAGGCCCCCTCCATCACCAGCTGCAGATCGCCCAGCAGCCGGTCGCAGCCAAGGCCCTGGGCCTCCGGTTCCACCACCGGCATCACACTGAGGGCCGGCAGAGGAGGCCGCTGATTCGCCGTGGCCAACCAGCGACAGAGCAGAGCGGAAGCCTGGGCAAGGAAGGCTTCCAGGGCCGGATCCCGTTGGGCCGGGTCGGCAAAGGGAAGCGGGTCGCCGTTCGGCTCCAGCTGGGGCGTGACGGCCAAGGTCGAGCAGGGAGGTTGGATCATTCTCCCCTGCAGGCTGTCAACCTGGGGCCAGAACCCGCCTGATGCGGATGGCCCCCGCAGCGTTCGAGTTCAAGCCATGCCCCATGGATGAACCGCTGCAGTGGCTCTGGATGGCCCGGCTGACGCGACTGGCGGCTCGCATTGGTGAGCGCGGGGAAATCCCGGTGGCGGCGGTGATCCTCGATGGCCGTGGCCTCGCCCTGGCCTGGGGCAGCAACCGCCGTGAGAGCCAGGCTGATCCCCTTGGCCACGCTGAACTGGTGGCCCTGCAGCGGGCCGCAAGGCTGCGGGGTGACTGGCGTTTCAACGACTGCACCCTGCTGGTGACGCTGGAGCCCTGCCCGATGTGCGCCGGGGCCCTGGTGCAGGCGCGCATGGGCCGGGTGGTCTTCGGTGCCCGTGATGCCAAACGCGGGGCCCTGGGCAGCTGCCTGGATCTCTCCACCGACTCCAGCGCCCATCACCACATGGAGGTGGTGCCGGAGGTGGACGCCGCGGCGAACAGCCAGCTGCTCGAGGACTGGTTCAGGCGGCGACGGCGGCAACGGAGGGAGACGCAGCCCTGAAGGCCGGCAGTTCCTTCTCAAGCAGATCAAGCAGCCGATCGACGTTGTCAGGCGTGCTGTTGTAGCCCATCAGACCGATGCGCCAGACCTTGCCGGCCAGGGCGCCCAGACCGCCACCCACTTCGATGCCGTGCTTGTTCAGCAGGTGCAGGCTGAAAGCCTTTCCATCGACGCCTTCAGGGATGCAGACGGTGGTGAGGGTGGGCAGGCGAAGCGGTTCGGGAACATGCAGCTCAAGACCCAGACGCTCCAGACCCGCCCAGAGGCGCTCGGCGTTGCGGCGGTGGCGGGCCCAGGCGTTCTCGATGCCCTCATCGGCCAGCAGACGCAGGGCCTCGCGCATGCCGAAATTCATGTTCACCGGGGCGGTGTGGTGGTACACCCGGTTGCTGCCCCAATATTGATTCAGCAGGGAGACATCCAGATACCAGTTGGGCACCTTGCCGCTGCGGGCGCTGAGCTTGGCCTCGGCCCGGGGACCCATGGTGAAAGGGCCCAGACCGGGCGGGCAGCTGAGCCCCTTCTGGCTGCAGCTGTAGGCCAGGTCCACACCCCACGCATCCAGGTGAATGGGCACCGCCCCCAGGGAGGTGACCGTATCGAGAATCAGCAGGGTGCCGTGTCGGCGGCAAAGCTCACCGATGCCCTCCATGGGCTGCAGCACGCCGGTGGATGTTTCAGCGTGAACCAGCGCCAGGATCGCGGGCTTGTGTTGCTCGAGGGCCGCTTCGATTTCAGCGAGGCTGAAGGCTTCACCCCAGGGGCGCTCGATCGTGTGCACCTCGGCCCGGTAGCGCTCAGCCATGTCCACCAGGCGCAGGCCGAAGTAGCCCATGACGGCGACCAGCACCTTGTCGCCCGGCTCCACCATGTTGGCGAGGGTCGCCTCCATGGCGGCGCTGCCGGTGCCGCTCATCGGAATCGTCAGCCGGTTGTCGGTCTGCCAGGCGTAGCGCAGTAGTTCCTGCACCTCACCCATCAGCTCGATGTAGAGAGGATCGAGGTGCCCGATCGGGTGGCGCGAGAGGGCCGCCAGCACGGTGGGATGGGCGTTGGAGGGGCCTGGTCCCAGCAGCAGACGGTCCGGCGTGGCGATGGGGGCCAGTCGCTGCCTGTGACGATCGCTCACGGGGGCGGAAGAGGAGGGGAGGGCCAAGTCCTGAACCGAAGAAGAAACAAGTTGGGTCGAAGCCTAATCAGCGACGCGATCGCCTCAGCGGGCGCGGACGTTCGTCGCCGCCAGACCCTTGGCCATGTGATCGAAGGGAACCCGCACCAGGGCCGACGGGGGGAAGCCGGCCTCCGCCAACAGTTCGATCACCACATCTCCCAGCAGGGTCAGGCCGCGCACGGTCGGGCCGGTGGGCACCCCCAGACTCTTGTAAGTGTCATCGAGACCGTTGAGCACGCGCTCATCGAGGATCTGGGGGTCGTCGGCCACCAGGGCGTAGCTGGCGTAGCGCAGGAAGTAGTCGAGGTCGCGCAGACAGGCCGCCCAGCGGCGGGTTGTGTAGGCGTTGCCTCCGGGAAGCAGCAATTCAGGGTCCTGGGCGAACAGCCGTTGGCTGGCCTCGCGCACGATTTCACCGGCCTCACGGTTGATCAGCTCGGCGGCGGCCAGGCGTAGCTCCGCTTCTGCGAAGTAACTGGAGGCCCGCTCAAGGGCGTCGCGATCGAAGTAGCGCCCCAGCTGGTCGTAGCGGCCGATCAGGCCCGTGATGGCATCACGCATGTCGCTCAGATCGACGCACCTGGCCGGAAACTAGCACCCGCAATCGTGCAAAACCCTGTCACCAGGCTCGATCTGGCGAATCTGACAGAAACGGTTACGCAAGCCGGAAACGGTCGCCGGCCCCCTCCATGGCGAAAGAAACAGTGGCAACCGACACCAAGGGAGCCCCTGGCTCTGCCTACGTTCCGGCCGCTTCCCCACCGGGACGCCGACCCTTGCGCGATTCCTCCCTTCCATGGCCCAGTCAGCCCAGGACGTTCTCCGCCAGATCAAGGAGGAGGAGATCGAACTGATCGATCTGAAGTTCGCCGATCTGCACGGCAAGTGGCAGCACCTCACCGTCCATGCCGATCTAATCGCGGCGGAGTCCTTCAGCGAGGGCGTGGCCTTCGACGGCTCGTCAATCCGCGGCTGGAAGTCGATCAACGAATCGGACATGGCGATGGTGCCTGATCCCGCCACCGCCTGGATTGATCCCTTCTATCGCCACAAGACCCTCAGCCTGATCTGCTCGATCAAGGAACCCCGCAGTGGCCAGCCCTATGGACGCTGTCCCCGTTCCCTGGCCCAGAAGGCGCTTGAGCACCTGCGCAGCAGCGGCCTTGCCGACACCGCCTTCTTCGGCCCGGAACCGGAGTTTTTCCTATTCGACGACGTCCGTTTCAACTCCAGCGAGGGGGGGTGCTTCTACAGCGTCGATTCGATCGAGGCGCCCTGGAACAGGGGGCGCCTGGAAGAGGGCGGGAACCTGGCCTACAAGAACAACTTCAAGGAGGGCTACTTCCCCGTCGCCCCCAACGACATCTTCCAGGACATCCGCAGCGAGATGCTGCTCACCCTCGCTCAGCTGGGCGTGCCGATCGAGAAGCACCACCACGAAGTTGCCGCCGCAGGGCAACAGGAGCTGGGGATCAGGTTCGCCGAGCTGCTCAGCGCGGCGGACAACGTTCTCATTTACAAATACGTTGTTCGAAACGTGGCGCGAAAATATGGCAAGAGCGCCACGTTCATGCCCAAGCCCGTGTTCGCCGACAACGGCAGCGGCATGCATGTGCACCAGAGCCTCTGGAAGGGAGGTCAGCCGTTGTTCTTCGGTGAGGGCACCTATGCCAACCTCTCCCAGACCGCCCGCTGGTACATCGGCGGCCTGCTCAAGCACGCCCCCAGCTTCCTGGCCTTCACCAACCCCACCACCAACAGCTACAAGCGGCTGGTACCGGGCTTTGAAGCGCCGGTCAATCTGGTCTATTCCCAGGGCAACCGCTCCGCCGCCATCCGCATTCCGCTGACCGGGCCCAGCCCAAGGGCCAAGCGCCTGGAATTCCGCTCCGGCGATGCCCTGGCGAACCCCTATCTGGCCTTCAGCGCCATGCTTCTGGCGGGGCTCGATGGCATCAAGAATCAGATCGATCCCGGCCCTGGCACCGATGTGGATCTGTTCGAGCTTTCCGCCGATGAGCTGGCCAGGATCTCCACGGTTCCCGCTTCCCTAGGCGGCGCCCTTGAAGCCCTTGATGCGGACAAGGACTACCTGTTGGCCGGTGGAGTGTTCAGCGAGGACTTCATCAGCAACTGGATCGCCCTCAAGTATGAGGAGGTGCAGCAACTGCGCCAGCGGCCCCACCCCCACGAGTTCAGCCTCTACTACGACGCCTGAGCGCTGAGCTGACGCCCCATGGCTTTAGCGGCGGTCACGCTGATGCAGGCTTGCCCAGATCAGATGCTCCCTGTCCACCACAAAGGCGGGCCCATCGGTATCGGCCTGGATCAAGCCTGGCCGCCAACCACTGCTGCCCATGGGGACCCGTTCCGTCTGGATCAATTTTGTAGCTGTTACTACTGATCTCTGGCCTCGGTCGTCAATCTTCACCGCGAACCGGTGCCCCTCCCCAGGGGCTGCAGGTCCACGCCGGTGGCCCCGATCGGTTGAAATGGGTGCCAACGCGGGAACTCCCATGCCGGATCTGGTCACCAAGCTGGCTTACCAGACCCTGCAGCAGGGCAAGAGCCTGATGGGATTGGCCCATAAGGAGCTGAGCACTCGTTTGATGGGAGTGCTCGATCCGGCCAACGTGCCCCAGACCGTTCCGGTTCCGAGCGAGGCACTGCAATCCCTGCGCGTTTCGATGGAGCGGCTCCTGGCGCTCGACTGGGAAGAGGCGGAGCAGGGGCTCTACCCGGCCTCCCTGCTGTTCGACGCCCCCTGGCTTGACTGGGCCACCCGTTACCCGCTGGTGTGGCTTGACATGCCACTGATCTGGAACCGGCGCAGCCAG
Proteins encoded:
- a CDS encoding pyridoxal phosphate-dependent decarboxylase family protein encodes the protein MAVTPQLEPNGDPLPFADPAQRDPALEAFLAQASALLCRWLATANQRPPLPALSVMPVVEPEAQGLGCDRLLGDLQLVMEGAYNANHPGAIAHLDPPPLGASVVAELICAGLNNNLLAEELSPSLTHLERNLCSWLARRLGLGESSGGVLASGGSLSNLTALVTARHSRGLAHDPRAVVLTSADAHVSFQKAITVMGLPPEALISVPTDRLGRLDLERVGERLAELRRLGRPVIALVATAGTTVRGAVDPLAELAALCHSAGIWLHVDGAIGAVCALSERHRHRVDGLGRADSITVNPQKLLGITKTSSALLLRQPDQLLSAFGTGLPYMEPSWGEAHGGECGLQGTRSGEVLKLWLGLRQLGLSGIEAVIDGAIERRRLLERRLQPLELELLGGPLHLLAFTPIGIDRDQAERWSLRTRQRLLEDQLMLSRPLYRGRHHLKAVLGNPHTQELHLNSVAKVVAASLIDPELKR
- a CDS encoding nucleoside deaminase; this encodes MAPAAFEFKPCPMDEPLQWLWMARLTRLAARIGERGEIPVAAVILDGRGLALAWGSNRRESQADPLGHAELVALQRAARLRGDWRFNDCTLLVTLEPCPMCAGALVQARMGRVVFGARDAKRGALGSCLDLSTDSSAHHHMEVVPEVDAAANSQLLEDWFRRRRRQRRETQP
- a CDS encoding pyridoxal-phosphate-dependent aminotransferase family protein — encoded protein: MALPSSSAPVSDRHRQRLAPIATPDRLLLGPGPSNAHPTVLAALSRHPIGHLDPLYIELMGEVQELLRYAWQTDNRLTIPMSGTGSAAMEATLANMVEPGDKVLVAVMGYFGLRLVDMAERYRAEVHTIERPWGEAFSLAEIEAALEQHKPAILALVHAETSTGVLQPMEGIGELCRRHGTLLILDTVTSLGAVPIHLDAWGVDLAYSCSQKGLSCPPGLGPFTMGPRAEAKLSARSGKVPNWYLDVSLLNQYWGSNRVYHHTAPVNMNFGMREALRLLADEGIENAWARHRRNAERLWAGLERLGLELHVPEPLRLPTLTTVCIPEGVDGKAFSLHLLNKHGIEVGGGLGALAGKVWRIGLMGYNSTPDNVDRLLDLLEKELPAFRAASPSVAAVAA
- a CDS encoding allophycocyanin subunit beta, producing MRDAITGLIGRYDQLGRYFDRDALERASSYFAEAELRLAAAELINREAGEIVREASQRLFAQDPELLLPGGNAYTTRRWAACLRDLDYFLRYASYALVADDPQILDERVLNGLDDTYKSLGVPTGPTVRGLTLLGDVVIELLAEAGFPPSALVRVPFDHMAKGLAATNVRAR
- the glnA gene encoding type I glutamate--ammonia ligase, with the translated sequence MAQSAQDVLRQIKEEEIELIDLKFADLHGKWQHLTVHADLIAAESFSEGVAFDGSSIRGWKSINESDMAMVPDPATAWIDPFYRHKTLSLICSIKEPRSGQPYGRCPRSLAQKALEHLRSSGLADTAFFGPEPEFFLFDDVRFNSSEGGCFYSVDSIEAPWNRGRLEEGGNLAYKNNFKEGYFPVAPNDIFQDIRSEMLLTLAQLGVPIEKHHHEVAAAGQQELGIRFAELLSAADNVLIYKYVVRNVARKYGKSATFMPKPVFADNGSGMHVHQSLWKGGQPLFFGEGTYANLSQTARWYIGGLLKHAPSFLAFTNPTTNSYKRLVPGFEAPVNLVYSQGNRSAAIRIPLTGPSPRAKRLEFRSGDALANPYLAFSAMLLAGLDGIKNQIDPGPGTDVDLFELSADELARISTVPASLGGALEALDADKDYLLAGGVFSEDFISNWIALKYEEVQQLRQRPHPHEFSLYYDA